AAAGCACCAATACGGCGAGCCTGGGGAGCCGGATCAAGACAGCCTGTCTCAGGACGGCGCTGCAGGGCATGGCGCGTTCGATGACGATGTGTCGATTCTGGGCATCCCGAAAGAAGAAATGACCCCGAATGTGCGCCAAGCCATTCAGACATTGTTGGATGAAATCAATACGTTGCGTGGGGAACTGTCCCGCGCCAAAGGCCACGAAGCCTATTTGGAAGAACAGGCGGAAAAAGATCGCGTGCTGCATGTGATGCGCCGACGCGCCTTTGTCGCGCGCATGGCCCTCGCGGTGCGCCGGGTTGACGAAGAAGACGTGCCGTTTTCGTTCCTCTACATCCAAATCGCCAACGCGCCAGATATCCGCGCGGCATTTGGCGTCGGCGCGGAGGAAAGCCTCATGCAACAAGCCGCCGATGCGCTACGGGAAGGGGCAGAGACGGGGGATGTGTTGGGCAGTCTGGAAAGTCACGACTTTGGCGTGATCTTGCCCGGTGACACCTTAGATGCGGCGGAGAATAA
This sequence is a window from Magnetovibrio sp. PR-2. Protein-coding genes within it:
- a CDS encoding GGDEF domain-containing protein, whose translation is MANENVGPSAPIVSVRPGRNRLTEEDRLLQAAKRERKQKHQYGEPGEPDQDSLSQDGAAGHGAFDDDVSILGIPKEEMTPNVRQAIQTLLDEINTLRGELSRAKGHEAYLEEQAEKDRVLHVMRRRAFVARMALAVRRVDEEDVPFSFLYIQIANAPDIRAAFGVGAEESLMQQAADALREGAETGDVLGSLESHDFGVILPGDTLDAAENKAQSLMASMSGRSFSWQGEMLHVHARFGDTLIGKADSAEEIIQRAKDNMMARG